The proteins below come from a single Tissierella sp. MB52-C2 genomic window:
- a CDS encoding glutathione ABC transporter substrate-binding protein translates to MFKNKKILSLVITILTLSIVLSACGGGKGITRSNPEDTLVVAQGADAKSLDPHATNDQPSSRVAKQIYNTLVASNVDMEIVPALAESWESIDELTWEFKLVPGVKFHNGEELKASDVKFTYERMLASPSVSHIIGPVAEIKVVDDYTVQIITSEPFAPLLSHLTHTASSILNEKAVTEAGEDYGQNPVGTGPFAFDSWQSGDRITLKASEDYFQGAAAVKTVIFRNVPEGSNRTVGLETGEIDIAYDVEPIDKNLVADNAGLELIEGPSLSSQYLGFNTQKAPFDNVKVRQAINYAVNVQEIIDVVLEGAGEVAKSPLMELIFGSNEEIQGYSYDVEKAKELMKEAGFENGFKTSIWTNDSPVRVRIAEIVQAQLKEIGIDASIEVVEWGAFLDRTSAGEHDMFILGWTTVTGDADYGLYALYHSSQHGDAGNRFFYTNPEVDKLLDLGKTEVDQEKRLAAYKEAQEIIVADAPQLFLYFQTQNVGENKAIKGFELHPAGHHSLYNVTIEQ, encoded by the coding sequence ATGTTTAAAAACAAAAAGATTCTATCACTAGTAATTACAATCCTAACTCTATCGATTGTTTTATCTGCTTGTGGTGGAGGTAAAGGGATTACTAGATCGAATCCAGAAGATACTTTAGTTGTTGCACAAGGTGCAGATGCGAAGTCATTAGATCCACATGCTACTAATGACCAACCATCATCAAGAGTCGCGAAGCAAATTTATAACACTTTAGTTGCTTCAAATGTAGATATGGAAATAGTTCCAGCTCTAGCTGAAAGTTGGGAAAGCATTGATGAATTAACATGGGAATTTAAACTTGTTCCAGGAGTTAAATTCCATAACGGTGAAGAATTAAAAGCATCAGACGTTAAGTTCACTTATGAAAGAATGTTAGCTTCACCATCTGTATCACACATTATTGGACCAGTTGCAGAAATTAAAGTTGTAGATGATTATACAGTACAAATAATAACTTCTGAGCCATTTGCTCCGTTATTATCACATCTTACTCATACAGCTTCCTCTATATTAAATGAAAAAGCAGTTACAGAAGCAGGCGAAGACTATGGACAAAATCCAGTAGGAACAGGTCCTTTTGCATTTGATAGCTGGCAATCAGGAGATAGAATAACTCTTAAGGCATCTGAAGATTATTTCCAAGGTGCAGCAGCTGTAAAAACAGTTATATTTAGAAACGTTCCAGAAGGAAGTAATAGAACTGTAGGACTTGAAACTGGAGAAATTGATATAGCTTATGATGTTGAGCCTATTGATAAAAACCTAGTTGCTGATAATGCAGGACTAGAGTTAATAGAAGGACCGTCATTATCAAGTCAATATTTAGGATTCAATACTCAAAAAGCTCCATTTGATAACGTAAAAGTTAGACAAGCTATTAACTATGCTGTTAACGTACAAGAAATCATAGACGTAGTTTTAGAAGGTGCAGGAGAAGTTGCTAAATCACCTTTAATGGAATTAATATTTGGTTCTAATGAAGAAATCCAAGGTTATTCTTATGATGTTGAAAAAGCTAAAGAATTAATGAAAGAAGCTGGATTTGAAAATGGATTCAAGACTTCCATTTGGACAAATGACAGCCCAGTAAGAGTTAGAATAGCAGAAATCGTTCAAGCTCAACTTAAAGAAATAGGTATTGATGCTAGTATAGAAGTTGTTGAATGGGGTGCTTTCCTAGATAGAACATCAGCAGGAGAACATGACATGTTCATCCTTGGTTGGACTACAGTAACTGGAGACGCAGACTATGGTCTTTATGCTCTATACCACAGTTCACAACATGGAGATGCTGGTAACAGATTCTTCTATACGAACCCAGAAGTAGATAAATTATTAGACCTTGGTAAAACTGAGGTAGATCAAGAGAAGAGATTAGCTGCATATAAAGAAGCACAAGAAATAATAGTAGCTGATGCTCCACAATTATTCTTATATTTCCAAACTCAAAATGTTGGTGAAAACAAAGCTATAAAAGGCTTTGAATTACATCCTGCTGGACATCACTCACTATACAATGTAACTATAGAACAATAA
- a CDS encoding aminopeptidase P family protein: MKINERVNKLRQLMKDKGITAYIVNTGDPHQSEYVADYYKGRIWISGFTGSAGTVVITQEEAILWTDGRYFIQAEKELKGSEYKLFKIAIPGFPTYTEWLRDNLNNGDAIGFDGKVFSQFAVENLEREFKDKDIKFIDEFDLVGEIWNDRPSLPKEEAFIHELKYTGKTGKEKIEEVRTEMRKQGVDYCLIGSLDDIAWLYNIRGRDVSNNPVVISYALISMDKAYLFTDKEKINTDVESFLKENEVGIAGYSEVIDYIKKIDKNSKVYIDKNRINRWIYKAIPSECKIVEGTDITTSLKGIKNPIEIQNQKNAYIKDGVALVKFLYWLDKNVGNIPVTEVSAQEKLLEFRQEQEGFIEPSFGTISAYKENAAMMHYSASETSNAEIKEEGLYLVDSGGQYFDGTTDITRTVVMGPITKEEKRDFTLTLKGHINLGNARFLYGATGHSLDVLARYPLWQEGIDYKCGTGHGIGYLLNVHEGPHRIAPVVNTVILEKGMVVSIEPGVYKSGSHGIRIENIVVVDEDIKTDSGQFMKFETLSFVPIDLEGVDVELLSEKERIWLNEYHRDVYNKLESYLDQEEREWLKNETRSI, from the coding sequence ATGAAAATTAATGAAAGAGTAAATAAGCTAAGACAACTAATGAAAGACAAAGGTATTACTGCCTATATAGTAAATACAGGAGATCCACATCAATCTGAATATGTGGCAGATTACTATAAAGGGAGAATATGGATATCAGGATTTACAGGCTCAGCTGGTACTGTAGTGATTACACAGGAAGAAGCAATTCTATGGACTGATGGTAGATACTTTATTCAGGCAGAAAAAGAATTAAAGGGTTCAGAATATAAACTATTTAAAATCGCAATACCAGGATTCCCAACTTACACAGAGTGGTTAAGAGATAATCTAAATAATGGAGATGCCATAGGATTTGATGGTAAAGTATTTTCACAATTTGCAGTTGAAAATTTAGAAAGAGAATTTAAAGATAAGGACATTAAATTCATTGATGAATTTGATTTAGTAGGAGAGATTTGGAATGATAGACCAAGTTTGCCTAAGGAAGAAGCTTTTATACATGAGTTAAAATATACAGGAAAAACTGGTAAAGAAAAAATTGAAGAAGTAAGAACTGAGATGAGAAAACAAGGTGTGGACTATTGTTTAATAGGAAGCTTAGACGACATAGCTTGGTTATATAATATTAGAGGTAGAGATGTATCAAATAATCCTGTAGTCATATCATATGCCCTAATTTCCATGGATAAAGCTTATCTATTTACAGATAAGGAAAAAATTAATACAGATGTTGAATCATTCTTAAAGGAAAACGAAGTAGGAATTGCTGGATATAGTGAAGTCATTGATTATATAAAGAAAATAGATAAAAATTCAAAGGTTTATATTGATAAAAATAGAATAAATAGATGGATATATAAAGCTATACCATCAGAATGTAAAATAGTAGAAGGTACAGATATTACAACAAGTCTAAAGGGTATTAAAAATCCTATTGAAATCCAAAATCAAAAAAATGCTTATATTAAAGATGGAGTTGCATTAGTTAAATTTTTATACTGGTTAGATAAAAATGTAGGAAATATTCCAGTTACTGAAGTATCGGCACAGGAAAAATTATTAGAATTTAGGCAAGAGCAAGAGGGCTTTATTGAGCCAAGCTTTGGAACTATATCTGCATATAAGGAAAATGCAGCTATGATGCATTACTCAGCTAGTGAAACTTCAAATGCTGAAATCAAAGAAGAAGGATTATATCTAGTAGATTCAGGCGGACAATACTTTGATGGAACTACTGATATAACTAGAACTGTAGTTATGGGACCTATAACTAAAGAAGAAAAAAGAGATTTTACTTTAACTTTAAAAGGTCATATTAATTTAGGAAATGCAAGATTCCTTTATGGTGCTACAGGTCATAGCCTAGATGTATTAGCAAGATATCCATTATGGCAAGAGGGTATAGATTACAAATGTGGTACTGGCCATGGTATAGGATATTTATTAAATGTACATGAAGGACCACATAGAATTGCACCAGTGGTAAATACAGTAATCCTTGAAAAAGGGATGGTAGTAAGTATAGAACCGGGAGTATATAAATCTGGTAGCCATGGAATAAGAATAGAAAATATTGTAGTAGTAGATGAAGATATAAAAACAGACTCAGGTCAATTTATGAAGTTTGAAACACTATCCTTTGTACCAATAGATCTAGAAGGGGTAGACGTAGAATTATTATCTGAAAAGGAAAGAATATGGCTAAATGAATACCATAGAGATGTATATAATAAGCTTGAATCATATTTAGACCAAGAAGAAAGAGAATGGCTGAAAAATGAAACAAGAAGCATATAA
- a CDS encoding FprA family A-type flavoprotein: protein MNVTKVTEDIYQLSVNIEDILFEGLWEIPNGVSVNSYIIKGEKTAIVDGVCGWDGVPESLFKLLDKLEIDPKSIEYLIINHMEPDHSGWIEDFKKINNDFKIVCSQKSAELLDAFYGHTENITVVKDNDTLDLGKNHVLKFVEIPNVHWPDTIATFDTLTGTLFPCDAFGSFGTVTDLNYDDMLTSEEIEFYEREAVRYYSNIVAAFSMPVKKAIEKCAPLPIKVIAPGHGVVWRENPSKIIEDYIRYASYQKGPAKEEITLIWGSMYGMTEKAVNYVVELLEKENIKVNSHQVPQDSWGTVLASAWNSTGIILAMPTYEYKMFPPMAAALEELGKKKLQGRKAFRLGSYGWSGGAQKELDEIMGRYCMNWDFIEPVEFKGAPREEDLQLIGDRVKELVKIVKESVNN, encoded by the coding sequence ATGAATGTAACAAAAGTTACTGAAGATATTTATCAGCTTTCAGTAAATATAGAAGATATATTATTTGAGGGATTATGGGAGATACCTAATGGGGTTTCTGTAAACTCTTATATAATAAAAGGTGAAAAAACAGCAATAGTAGATGGAGTATGTGGTTGGGATGGAGTTCCAGAATCTTTATTTAAGCTTTTAGATAAACTTGAGATAGATCCAAAATCCATAGAATATTTAATAATAAATCATATGGAACCTGATCATTCAGGATGGATAGAGGATTTTAAAAAGATAAATAATGATTTTAAAATAGTCTGTAGTCAAAAATCAGCAGAACTATTAGATGCCTTTTATGGTCATACAGAAAATATTACAGTTGTAAAAGATAATGATACTTTAGATTTAGGTAAAAATCATGTCTTAAAATTTGTAGAAATACCTAATGTTCACTGGCCGGACACCATAGCAACCTTTGATACCTTAACAGGTACTTTGTTCCCATGTGATGCTTTTGGTTCCTTTGGAACTGTTACAGATTTAAACTATGATGATATGCTGACATCGGAAGAAATAGAGTTTTATGAAAGAGAAGCTGTTAGATACTATTCAAATATAGTTGCGGCATTTTCTATGCCAGTAAAAAAGGCTATTGAAAAATGTGCACCACTACCTATTAAGGTCATAGCACCTGGTCATGGAGTAGTATGGAGAGAAAACCCAAGTAAAATTATTGAAGACTATATTAGATATGCTTCCTACCAAAAGGGACCTGCAAAGGAGGAAATAACTCTTATTTGGGGATCCATGTATGGTATGACGGAAAAGGCGGTAAATTATGTAGTTGAATTGTTAGAAAAGGAAAATATAAAGGTCAATTCACATCAAGTACCACAGGATTCTTGGGGAACGGTACTGGCATCAGCTTGGAATTCAACAGGAATAATTCTTGCCATGCCTACCTATGAATACAAAATGTTTCCACCAATGGCAGCAGCATTGGAGGAATTAGGAAAGAAAAAGCTTCAAGGAAGAAAAGCTTTTAGACTTGGTTCCTACGGATGGTCAGGTGGTGCTCAGAAAGAACTAGATGAAATAATGGGTAGATACTGTATGAACTGGGATTTTATAGAACCAGTTGAATTTAAGGGAGCTCCTAGAGAGGAAGATTTACAGCTAATTGGAGATAGAGTTAAGGAGTTAGTGAAAATAGTAAAAGAATCAGTAAATAATTAA
- a CDS encoding dipeptide ABC transporter ATP-binding protein has product MEPILQVKDLKKYFNTPKGLLHAVDGVTFDINKGETLGVVGESGCGKSTLGRVILHLLESTDGQIIYEGEDITKINKDKFRELRNKMQIIFQDPFSSLNPRMTVSEIIKEPIIIHKTIKDKKEIEKKVSSLMDTVGLAERLANTYPHELDGGRRQRIGIARALALNPNFIVCDEPVSALDVSIQAQVLNLMQDLQKEMNLTYMFITHDLSVVKHISNDILVMYLGQLVEKSDAKDLFKNPLHPYTKALLSAIPVPSLKHKRERVLLKGELTSPINPKPGCRFAQRCIYAKENCQHDSPAIEEVLPGHFVACHYVREINNLK; this is encoded by the coding sequence ATGGAACCAATTTTACAAGTCAAAGATCTAAAGAAGTATTTCAATACCCCTAAAGGACTACTTCATGCAGTTGATGGTGTTACTTTTGATATTAATAAAGGTGAGACCTTAGGTGTTGTAGGAGAGTCAGGGTGTGGAAAGTCAACTTTAGGTAGGGTAATACTTCATCTATTAGAATCCACTGACGGACAAATAATCTATGAAGGTGAAGATATTACTAAAATTAATAAAGATAAGTTTAGAGAGTTAAGAAATAAAATGCAGATTATATTTCAGGACCCATTTTCTTCTCTAAATCCTAGAATGACAGTTAGTGAAATAATAAAAGAGCCTATAATAATTCACAAAACCATAAAAGATAAAAAAGAAATCGAGAAAAAGGTATCCTCACTAATGGATACTGTAGGTTTAGCAGAAAGACTTGCTAATACTTACCCTCACGAATTAGACGGTGGTAGAAGACAAAGAATAGGTATAGCTCGTGCATTGGCGCTTAATCCAAACTTTATCGTTTGTGATGAGCCAGTATCAGCACTTGACGTATCAATTCAGGCTCAAGTTCTTAACTTAATGCAGGACTTACAAAAAGAAATGAACTTAACTTATATGTTTATTACTCATGACTTATCAGTTGTTAAACATATATCAAATGATATACTTGTAATGTATCTTGGTCAATTAGTTGAGAAATCAGATGCAAAGGATTTATTTAAAAATCCATTACATCCGTATACAAAAGCTTTACTTTCAGCAATTCCAGTACCAAGTTTAAAACATAAGAGAGAAAGAGTTTTACTAAAAGGAGAGCTTACTTCTCCAATTAATCCAAAACCAGGATGTAGATTTGCGCAAAGATGTATATATGCTAAAGAAAATTGTCAGCATGACAGTCCAGCAATAGAAGAAGTATTACCAGGACATTTTGTTGCATGTCATTATGTAAGGGAAATAAACAATTTAAAATAA
- a CDS encoding ABC transporter ATP-binding protein — MSSEFLNIKNLHIHYVTEEGTVKAVNGVDMQINKGETLGLVGETGAGKTTTALGVLRLVPDPPGKIIDGEILLEGQSILDISEEEMRTIRGNKVSMIFQDPMTALNPVMTVGEQIAEVVEIHAKLSNKEAFERAKKMLELVGIPGARAVDYPHQFSGGMKQRVVIAIALACNPGLLIADEPTTALDVTIQAQVLELMNNLKNEFNTAMLLITHDLGVVAEACDKVAIMYAGEIVEYSKIEDLFENPSHPYTRGLFGSIPSLEEEVDRLKPIKGLMPDPTNLPSGCKFHPRCPHATEYCKENHPEDTEIAPEHKVKCHIYTGQVKPKGEI, encoded by the coding sequence ATGAGTAGTGAATTCTTAAATATTAAAAATCTACACATCCACTATGTTACAGAAGAAGGTACAGTTAAGGCTGTAAATGGTGTAGACATGCAAATAAATAAAGGTGAGACTTTAGGTCTTGTTGGTGAAACTGGTGCAGGAAAAACTACTACTGCTTTGGGAGTCCTAAGATTAGTTCCTGATCCTCCAGGAAAAATTATTGATGGAGAAATATTACTAGAAGGACAAAGCATATTAGATATATCAGAAGAAGAAATGAGAACTATAAGAGGAAATAAAGTTTCCATGATATTCCAGGACCCTATGACGGCTTTAAACCCTGTTATGACAGTAGGAGAGCAAATTGCCGAGGTTGTTGAAATACATGCGAAATTATCTAATAAGGAAGCTTTTGAAAGGGCAAAGAAAATGCTTGAATTAGTTGGAATCCCTGGAGCTAGGGCTGTTGACTATCCACATCAATTCTCAGGTGGAATGAAACAAAGAGTTGTTATTGCCATAGCCTTGGCATGTAACCCTGGACTGCTAATAGCAGATGAGCCTACTACAGCTCTGGACGTTACTATTCAGGCTCAGGTTCTAGAACTAATGAATAACTTGAAAAATGAATTTAACACAGCTATGCTTTTAATCACCCATGACTTAGGTGTAGTAGCAGAAGCTTGTGATAAAGTTGCTATAATGTATGCCGGTGAAATAGTAGAGTATTCAAAAATTGAAGATCTATTTGAAAACCCAAGTCATCCGTATACTAGAGGACTATTTGGTTCAATTCCAAGCTTAGAAGAAGAAGTAGATAGATTAAAACCAATAAAAGGTCTAATGCCAGACCCTACAAATCTACCTTCAGGATGTAAATTCCATCCAAGATGTCCTCATGCTACAGAATATTGTAAGGAAAATCATCCAGAAGATACAGAAATAGCACCAGAACACAAGGTAAAATGTCATATATATACTGGACAAGTAAAACCAAAGGGGGAAATATAG
- the nikB gene encoding nickel ABC transporter permease: protein MSKYILRRLLLLIPVIIGVTFLVFTIMYFTPGDPAKLILGESAQPAQVEALREEMGLNDPFIVQYFRFITKAITGDFGRSYSTNRPVFDEVFSRFPATLKLTAAAMLIAIAIGIPVGIISATKQYSALDSISMIGALIGVSMPVFWLGLMLILVFSVNLRLLPSSGSETLKHLILPAFSLGVGSAAIITRMTRSSMLEVIRQDYIRTARSKGVAEKKVVNRHALKNALIPVVTVVGLQFGGLLGGAVLTESVFSWPGVGRLMVDAIRQKDSPMVLASVVFISVTFSFVNLLVDLLYAFIDPRIKSQYR, encoded by the coding sequence GTGAGTAAATATATATTACGTAGATTATTACTATTAATTCCAGTAATAATAGGAGTTACATTTTTAGTTTTTACAATTATGTATTTTACACCAGGGGACCCGGCAAAACTTATACTTGGTGAAAGTGCACAGCCTGCCCAGGTAGAAGCTTTAAGAGAAGAAATGGGATTAAATGACCCATTTATTGTACAATATTTTAGATTTATAACCAAGGCAATAACAGGAGACTTTGGAAGGTCATATTCAACTAATAGACCAGTTTTTGATGAGGTTTTCTCCAGATTCCCAGCGACTTTAAAGCTTACTGCAGCAGCTATGTTAATAGCAATTGCAATAGGTATACCAGTAGGTATTATTTCTGCAACAAAACAATATTCAGCCTTAGACAGTATATCCATGATAGGAGCCTTAATAGGGGTTTCCATGCCAGTATTCTGGTTGGGACTAATGCTTATTTTAGTATTTTCTGTTAATTTAAGACTTCTTCCATCAAGTGGTTCTGAAACACTTAAGCACTTAATTTTACCAGCATTTTCATTAGGTGTTGGTTCAGCCGCAATTATAACTCGTATGACTAGATCCTCAATGCTTGAAGTAATAAGACAAGACTATATAAGAACTGCTAGATCAAAAGGAGTAGCTGAAAAGAAAGTAGTAAACAGACACGCCTTAAAGAATGCTCTTATACCAGTAGTTACAGTTGTTGGATTACAATTTGGAGGACTTTTGGGTGGTGCTGTTCTTACTGAATCAGTATTCTCATGGCCAGGAGTTGGAAGACTAATGGTAGATGCTATTAGACAGAAAGATAGTCCAATGGTTTTAGCTTCAGTTGTGTTTATATCTGTAACATTTAGTTTTGTTAACCTTTTAGTTGACTTACTATATGCATTTATAGATCCAAGAATTAAATCACAATATAGATAA
- the eutH gene encoding ethanolamine utilization protein EutH produces the protein MIYIMIIFSVIAGIDKILNNRFGLGEKFDEGFKSVGGLAISIIGIYSLSPIIAKIIIPILNPVASILNTDPSVFVGSLLAPDLGGYTTSVEVALHKSIGVFNGIVLSSMLGTVISFTIPIGVGLISKEDFNYFAKGVLAGIMTIPIGMVAGGIMMKIEFIHILLSLIPVIIFSALIIIGIVKMPNTIVKIFNILGKIIITISTFGLIISIINFMFGVEIIKGLIPLEEGAILVVKIGVILSGAYPMFHFISGRLHKYLNKIGNKFELDQYSILGIFSSLANSIPMLGIYDKMNEKGKILNAAFAVSASYVFGGQLGYISSVSPEDVNAFIVSKLVAGISAIIVATLIIKLEKTKGGKYEN, from the coding sequence ATGATTTATATAATGATTATTTTTTCAGTTATTGCTGGAATAGATAAAATATTAAATAATAGATTTGGATTAGGAGAAAAATTTGATGAAGGATTTAAATCTGTAGGTGGACTTGCAATATCCATAATAGGTATTTATAGTTTATCTCCTATTATTGCTAAGATTATTATTCCAATACTTAATCCCGTGGCGAGTATTTTAAATACAGACCCTTCTGTATTTGTAGGAAGTTTACTAGCGCCAGATTTAGGAGGTTATACTACAAGTGTTGAAGTAGCTTTACATAAATCAATAGGTGTATTTAATGGAATAGTGCTTTCATCTATGCTTGGTACTGTCATATCTTTTACCATACCTATTGGAGTGGGATTAATATCTAAGGAGGATTTTAACTATTTTGCTAAGGGCGTTTTAGCAGGTATTATGACTATACCTATTGGAATGGTTGCAGGTGGTATAATGATGAAAATAGAATTTATCCATATTCTACTTAGCCTAATTCCAGTTATAATATTTTCAGCTCTCATAATCATAGGGATAGTTAAAATGCCTAATACCATAGTTAAGATATTTAATATTTTAGGCAAGATTATTATAACCATTAGTACATTTGGACTAATTATATCTATTATAAATTTTATGTTTGGAGTTGAAATAATAAAGGGTTTAATCCCCTTAGAGGAAGGGGCAATACTAGTAGTAAAAATAGGAGTTATATTATCGGGGGCATACCCAATGTTTCATTTTATATCTGGAAGATTACATAAGTATTTAAATAAAATAGGAAATAAGTTTGAACTTGACCAATACTCTATATTGGGGATATTTAGTTCTTTGGCAAATAGTATTCCAATGCTGGGGATTTATGATAAAATGAATGAAAAGGGTAAGATATTAAATGCAGCCTTTGCTGTATCCGCTTCCTATGTTTTTGGTGGACAGCTAGGATATATTTCATCAGTATCACCAGAAGATGTTAATGCATTTATAGTGAGTAAATTAGTGGCTGGTATATCTGCAATTATAGTAGCCACTTTAATAATAAAATTAGAAAAGACTAAGGGGGGTAAATATGAAAATTAA
- a CDS encoding ABC transporter permease, translated as MSDKAVSNNTSKKKRGQWSDVWRRLRKNKMAMLGLTIISIFILLALFADVIADYDEVAIKMNTSIRLQGPSKDHILGTDELGRDIFARIIHGARVSLQVGIIAVGIAIIIGGTLGAIAGFYGGKFDNIIMRAMDIFLAIPSILLAIAIVSALGTSMLNLMIAVGISSIPSYARIVRASVLSIKDQEYIEAARAIGAKDTRIILKHILPNSLAPIIVQGTLGVASAILSTAGLSFIGLGIQKPAPEWGAMLSSGKDFIRQAWHVTTFPGIAIMLTILSLNLLGDGLRDALDPRLKQ; from the coding sequence ATGTCTGACAAAGCTGTAAGCAACAATACAAGTAAGAAGAAAAGAGGACAATGGTCAGATGTCTGGAGAAGACTTAGAAAAAACAAAATGGCCATGTTAGGTTTAACTATAATTTCTATTTTTATATTATTAGCTTTATTCGCTGATGTAATTGCAGATTATGATGAAGTAGCTATAAAGATGAATACTTCAATCAGACTTCAAGGACCAAGTAAAGATCATATCTTAGGTACTGATGAACTAGGTAGAGATATATTTGCTAGAATAATTCATGGTGCTAGAGTTTCTTTACAAGTAGGTATAATAGCAGTAGGTATTGCCATAATAATTGGTGGTACTTTAGGAGCCATAGCAGGATTTTATGGTGGAAAATTTGATAATATTATAATGAGAGCCATGGATATATTCTTAGCAATTCCAAGTATATTACTTGCAATTGCCATAGTATCTGCCCTCGGTACAAGTATGCTGAACTTAATGATTGCAGTAGGTATATCATCTATACCAAGTTATGCACGTATTGTAAGAGCTTCAGTACTTTCAATTAAGGATCAGGAATATATAGAAGCTGCTAGAGCAATCGGTGCTAAAGATACTAGAATTATATTAAAGCATATATTACCGAACTCATTAGCTCCTATAATTGTACAAGGTACATTAGGAGTTGCAAGTGCTATATTATCAACAGCAGGACTTAGCTTTATAGGTTTAGGTATTCAAAAACCAGCTCCAGAATGGGGAGCAATGCTTTCATCTGGTAAAGACTTTATTAGACAAGCATGGCATGTAACTACATTCCCAGGTATAGCAATCATGCTTACTATATTATCACTAAACTTACTTGGTGACGGTCTAAGAGATGCTCTAGATCCTAGATTAAAACAATAA